Below is a window of Lacibacter sp. H407 DNA.
CATCGACTTCTTTGCATAGTTATAATCGCTGGGATAAGGCGGACATTCATCGAACGCCATTACAATATCAGCACCAATACTGCGCTGAATATCCATTACGCTTTCTGGTGTAAACAAATGTTTGCTTCCATCAATATGACTTTGAAAAACCACGCCTTCTTCTTTGATCTTCCGGTTACCTGCTAATGAAAAAACCTGATAGCCGCCACTGTCGGTAAGGATCGGTCTATCCCAACCGTTGAATTTGTGCAAACCACCCGCTGCTTCCAGCACTTCAGTTCCCGGACGCAGGTACAGGTGATACGTGTTACCGAGAATAATTTCAGCTTTTACTTCCTGCTTCAATTGCTCAATGGTGAGTGCCTTTACACTACCAACTGTGCCCACCGGCATAAAAATGGGTGTTTGAATGGTCCCATGATCGGTAGTGATCTCCCCTGCTCTTGCTTTTGATTGCTGATCGGTATGTTGTAACTGAAACTGTAAAGCCGCCATAGGGCGCAAAGATAATGGAAGAAGCGGTGAGCTATTAGCTGTGAGCTGCGAGCCACTGCCAACTATCTACTTCCTACTTGTTCACACATCGTCTGTAATATTCCCTTCACATTTCCTTACAATGCAATATTTTCGCAGCTGCTTATGAGTGTGCACTGGCCCGAAATCTTATTTATCAGCTTTTGTTTGATAACTGCAGTACAGCTGTTTTATTACCTGTACTTTTTTATTCGTTTGGCATTTTATAAAAGCCCCAAACAGGAAAGTTCCATGCAGCATGCCGTGTCGGTAATTGTGTGTGCACGGGATGAAGCACAAAACCTGGCTGAGAATTTACCCGATATTTTACAACAGGAATATCCTTCGACATTTGAAGTAGTAGCGGTGAATGATAATTCGTTCGACGACAGCAAGTATGTACTGGAGTATTTATCAAAACCCTTCCGCAATCTTCGTCCTATTGAATTAAAACAGGAGGCAAGACATATTCACGGAAAGAAATTTCCATTGTCGGTTGGTATTAAAGAAGCCAAGCACGAGTTATTATTGTTGACCGATGCTGATTGCAAACCAGCCAGCAAACAATGGATCGAACACATGCAACATGCATTTTCCAATGGAAAAGAAATTGCATTGGGATATGGTGCTTACCTGAAAAAACCCGGCCTGCTGAATAAACTCATCCGCTTTGAAACATACCTGAGTGCGTTGCAATATTTCTCATATGCATTGGCAGGCAAACCTTACATGGGTGTGGGCCGCAATCTTGCTTACAAAAAAGAACTGTTCTTTCGCAACAAAGGATTTTCATCGCACAGTCAATTACCAGGTGGCGATGATGATCTGTTCATCAATAAAGTAGCGACTAAAAAAAATACTGCCATTGTAATAGATCCGGATGCATTTACACTCTCTGAACCAAAAACAAGATGGAGTACATGGCGCAGCCAAAAGGCACGACATTACACTACCAGCAAATATTACAAAGCATCGCATAAATTGCTGTTAGGTTTATTTTCATTATCGCATGTATTGTTTTATCCTTTGATGGCAGCCAGTATATTATTTTTCAATTGGTGGATCACATTAAGTGTATTTGGATTGCGGTTAATTGTGCAAGGCATCATTTACTACCGTACTATGAACAAGCTCGACGAAAAAGATCTGTTCTGGTTATATCCCTTGCTGGATATCTGGCAATGGTTTTATTATCTTTTCTTTGCAACTACATTATTTAAAAAACCAAGAGCCAATTGGAAATAGTCCGGAAATATTTTACAGAGTTTACGCCCACACAGTTGCAGCAATTGGAGCAACTTGCAGCGGTATACAAAGAATGGAATGACAAGATCAACGTCATCTCACGCAAAGACATTGACAGCCTTTACGAAAAACATGTGCTGCATTCCTTGGCCATTGCAGCCGTATTTGATTTTCAACCCGGCACACAAATTTGTGATTTGGGAACCGGTGGTGGTTTCCCCGGCATTCCCTTGGCGATTTTTTTTCCGGATGTACAATTCCATTTAACCGACAGCATCAATAAAAAATTAAAAGTGGTGAACGAAGTGGCAACAGCCATTGGTTTGAAAAATGTGACCACACAACATACACGCACCGAACAGATCGAAAACCGCAAGTTTGATTTTGTAGTGAGCCGTGCCGTTGCTCCCTTGCGTGATCTCTGGCATTGGAGTTTGCCCATACTCAAAGCAAAAGGACAGGGAAAATCGGCCAATGCATTTGATGAACCGGTGTATGGTGGCCTCATTTGTTTGAAAGGAGGTGACCTGAGAGAAGAGATCAAAGAAAGTGGCCTCAGCCCGCTTATCTGGGAAATTGACCAATTGTTCCCGGAAGAGTTTTTTAAAGAGAAGTATGTGTTGTCGGTAAAACGCTGATTGCCAGTTTGCTTACAACGCAATTGTGTTGATATTTTGCCACTCTTTTCAAGTGCCACTACACCATCAAAGCTCGCCTGCCGTTTGTCACTATTACCGCTTCGTGGTATTTTTCATGTTCTCTATAATCGTCAACTTTGCAGTATGAGTAAAATTTCGGTTTGTATTGTAGAAGATGTAACGGACATCCGACAGGCGTTGGAGCAGATCATTGAGTTGAGTGAAAACTGTTCGCTGGCCGGTTCGTTTTCATCGGGTGAAGAAGCGATTGTAAAAATTCCGTTAGTGAAACCAAACGTCGTGTTGATGGATATTGGTTTGGGTTCTACCAACGGCATTGATATCGTAAAAGAATTGAAACCACAGTTTCCTGAAATTTTGTACATGATGTGTACAATTTATGAAGAGGATGAAAAGATCTTTGATGCCTTACGTGCCGGAGCAAACGGTTATATTCTGAAAAAATCATCGCCGGCAAAATTATTAGATGCCATCGGTGAGTTGGTTGATGGCGGTGCACCCATGAGCAGCCAGATAGCTATGAAAGTAGTGACTGCTTTTAAAGATCTTCCTGTACAGGAAGCCATTGCTCCCACTGCGCACATTGAAGCAGAAGACATTGCTATGTTATCACGCCGTGAAAAAGAAATTCTTGAATGGCTGGCACAAGGAAAAATTTATAAAGAGATCGGCAAAGAACTAAACATCAGTGCAGAAACGGTTCGTAAGCACGTATACCATATTTATGAAAAGTTGCACGTTAATAATCGTGTGGAAGCTGTGAATAAATTTTACGGGAGATAAAATTCCAATTCACAAACTATAAAAAAAGAAAGGTTGATAAGTAAGCCGGCAAACGCCAACCAACTTATCAACCTTTTTTATGAATATCAATTTACAGTTCGGTTATCACCACTTCAACTCCAGCCTATTATTTTTCCGATCTACATCCGCCATGCGGTGCGAGGGATCAATTTCAACAGTAGTTAATTCCGTTAAGCGTTTATCAAATTCAATTATATACGACGTGTGTGTCCATTTCCATGCAGGATAAACCGTACGTGGCAGTTGATCTTCAGCAGGCTTTTGTCCGAACATCAAATAGGCCGGTATATAATGCATTTGCTGTGTACCATCTTTGAAGGTGACCACCAGATCAATCGGCATCGGTATTTCATTAAGGCGTTTGATGCGCACTTTCGATTTGCCGCCTTCTTCCCACAAACTGTCAATGCCATAGTCAATGGTTTTGGTTCCATTCACCCAATATTCTTTGTACCAATCAAGTTGCAAGCCGCTTACTTTTTCGGCGATGCGTAAAAAATCGTTTACATCCGGATGTTTGTAACGCCACTGATTGTAATATTCCAACAGAATTTTATCACGCACATCTCCACCGGTAATATAACCCAACTGCGAAAGAAACACAGCTCCTTTTGAATACGATGCAATGGAATAGGCATAGTTGGTATTGAAATGATCAGCATGCGTTGTCATGGGTTCTTCCAATTGGCTTTTCACCAGATTGAAATAACTGCTGTAATTATCGCCATGGAATTTCGGGAGTTTGGTATCGCTATGCGTTGTTCCATTTCGCTTTGCCATTTCGGTAAAATAATAATTGGCTACACGGTCAGTTGCATAATCGGTAAAACCTTCGTCCATCCATGCATATAAACTTTCGTTGGTACCCATCAGCATCTGGTACCAGGTGTGCATCCATTCATGAAACACCGTACCAAGTCCCGGTCCATTCAACAACGTAGCCATGGGATATTCCATTCCACCATCGCCGCCTTGTAAAAATGTATATTGCTTATAGGGATAGGCACCAAATGTTTTGGCAATGAAAGGATACACCAGTTCAGCTGCATCAGCTACACGTTTCCAGTCGTCTTCGTTTTTTTGATTACCGGGCACATGATTGTACAACACATGAATGGTTGGACCATTTTTTACCTGACGAACAATATGTTTGTATTCTGCATCAGCAGCCCATACAAAATCGTGCACATTGGGTGCAGTGAATTTCCATGTAAGTTTTTCGCCGGCAGGTCGCACTACTTTTGTGCCTTTTGCTTCATACCCATATCCAATTTGATTGGCGTTGGTTAAATAACCGGTGCCACCAATGATGAAATTTTTATCGATGCTGATGTTTACATTAAAATCGCCCCACACGCCGTAAAACTCACGGGCAATGTATGGATTCGGATGCCAGCCATCTTTATCGTACTCACATAATTTTGGATACCATTGTGCCATCGAAAGCTTAACTCCGTTTGCTGCATCTCTCCCACTGCGACGCACCTGCAACGGTACTTGTGCATCCCACTCCATTTCAAGGATCACTTTTTGTTTGGGAAGAATCGGTTTGCTTAACTGTACTTCCAGAATTGTTTCGTGTTCAACTGTTTTTTGCAACACGCCATTCAACTTCAACCATTTTATTTTTTGATAGCCAATCTCATTTTCCTTGAGGTTAAGAATCCGGTCACGCACACGTGCATCCCAATCGGGACGATTACCCACTCTTGTTTTCCCTAACTCACGGCTACGGGTATCCATCATACTGTTTGGCTGAAATGCATTCCAGTACAAATGATAAAACAACTTATCTAATGTATCGGGAGAATTGTTCGTGTATTCCAGTTTTTGTTTACCGCTGTAACGGTTCGTCATTACATCTACATCAATATCCATCTCATACTTCACCCGCTGTTGCCAGCGATTAGGCTGTGCAACCAGCATAAATCCTGACAAAACAATGGCAACAATCATTAAAAATTTTCTATACATGCTCTTGATTTTGAGCTGTAAATATCTTTAAAAATTGTGTGCACAAAAACTTAAATGATGAACGGGCTGTTAAAGTGACTTTTCTTCTTTGATGAGCTCTTTACGGATGCCATCTAGCAAATGAGCTTTACTGAGAAAGGATTGCTTGGCTGCATACGCACTCAACGCAGCAAATTGCACCGCATTGAGAATTGATGCACCACTCATTTCGTATTGCCTGGACAGTTCCTGCAATTGAACCGTATTATCGGGAGGCAAAGATGCTGGCAAAGCTTTTTGCCATAATTGCAAGCGTTCTGCAGCATTGGGCATGGGGAAATGGATCACTGCGTGAAAGCGGCGAAGAAACGCTTCGTCCAGATTGGTTTTGAAATTGGAAGCGAGGATGAGTAACCCGGGATAATCTTCCACCCTTTGCAGCAAATAACTTACTTCCTGATTGGCATATTTATCATGACTGCTTTGTACGCTGGTGCGTTTGCCAAACAATGCATCTGCTTCATCAAAAAACAAGATCCAGTTCTTTGATTCGGCTCTGCGAAAAACCGACTCCAGATTTTTTTCTGTTTCACCAATGTATTTTGAAACGATCTGCGACAGATCAATACGATATACTTCTTTCTGAAATTCTTTTCCCAGCAAAGCTGCAGTTAATGTTTTTCCTGTTCCGGATGGCCCGTAAAACAAAACACGATACCCGGGTTTTACTTTCCGTTTTAAATTTTCATCTTCAAACAATTGATGATGATGTTGCAGCCAGGTGCTGATATCATTTACCTGCTGTGCTGTTTGTTGATTGAGCACTACATCGTTCCAGTTCATTTCTGTTACTACACGCTTGGCAGGAAAATCAAGTCCGAAGCGTGGTGTTGATTCTTTGTTCAATAAAATTTTATCCACCAGATCCTGCGCCAGAATAATGCGACCGCTCATAACAGGTTCACCTTCTTTAACCGGTTCCAGCCACAACAAATTTTGTGTAAAGAAAAAATGATCTTCTGCAAAATAGCGGTGCAGTTTCAACCGCTCCTCTATCCGGGTTCCTGCAATGATAAATTGTGCCGTTTCACCTGTTGGTAACATGCTTCGGTGATTGGTTCCTTTTACACCGCCAAACTCGGCAAAATCGCCACCGGCAGGTAAATGCTCCTGAATGATCGTTTCAAAAAAATTCGGACTTATATGCGGCACCAGGCCCAACATTAAAATGATCCATTCATCCGGATGTTGAAGTTGTGGTACCTGTTGCACAATTTCCTGTTTTAACAATGTACCATTCAAATGTTCATGCAGCCATTGTTGCAAATCAATTTGCTGTCCGTTGAAATGAGATTGCATACGATGAGCAATGATTTTTTTCAAATCAGCTATTGCTGCTTCCAGTGCAAACGATGAGCGAATGTTTTTATGTAAGGTGTAGAGCATATTTAAATTTACTTTATTTAATCGGAACCTGTTTCGCTTACGGGATCGGGGCACTCGCATGTAACGGTGAAAATGTTGGCGCCATTTGCATCGAGTGCAGCACTTGCTGCATCAGAAGAGGCCCGTCTTGGCACTTCCACATTATCGTGTATGGTTTGCACGTATGCAGCAAGGTCGCTTTGACAACCGGTAAACGCATACGGCGTTCTTACTGTTCCTCTGTATGTATTGAATGCCGCCACATGTTGATTTTCATGTTGACGCAACGTAGTGTTGATGAAATTACGAACAGCAGCCTGCTCACAAGCGTTGAGATTTGAAGGCACCGACGGAAGTGTGACCGTTGGATTTGTTGTAAACACAGAAACTACATTGCCACTGATGCTGATGCATTCATTACCGGAGCAGCCATCGCATTCGGGTGCAACACTTGGTCGCCCACTTGTTGAAAAACTATTTCCATAATTTGCGTCGGTGCTGCCGGCAACACTTACATTTTCACAATTACCTTGATGCGTTGTATTTTGTGTGTATAAGCCCTCGCCTTCCAATTGAAAAAGTGGTACCTGTT
It encodes the following:
- a CDS encoding glycosyltransferase, which gives rise to MITAVQLFYYLYFFIRLAFYKSPKQESSMQHAVSVIVCARDEAQNLAENLPDILQQEYPSTFEVVAVNDNSFDDSKYVLEYLSKPFRNLRPIELKQEARHIHGKKFPLSVGIKEAKHELLLLTDADCKPASKQWIEHMQHAFSNGKEIALGYGAYLKKPGLLNKLIRFETYLSALQYFSYALAGKPYMGVGRNLAYKKELFFRNKGFSSHSQLPGGDDDLFINKVATKKNTAIVIDPDAFTLSEPKTRWSTWRSQKARHYTTSKYYKASHKLLLGLFSLSHVLFYPLMAASILFFNWWITLSVFGLRLIVQGIIYYRTMNKLDEKDLFWLYPLLDIWQWFYYLFFATTLFKKPRANWK
- a CDS encoding response regulator transcription factor, which codes for MSKISVCIVEDVTDIRQALEQIIELSENCSLAGSFSSGEEAIVKIPLVKPNVVLMDIGLGSTNGIDIVKELKPQFPEILYMMCTIYEEDEKIFDALRAGANGYILKKSSPAKLLDAIGELVDGGAPMSSQIAMKVVTAFKDLPVQEAIAPTAHIEAEDIAMLSRREKEILEWLAQGKIYKEIGKELNISAETVRKHVYHIYEKLHVNNRVEAVNKFYGR
- the rsmG gene encoding 16S rRNA (guanine(527)-N(7))-methyltransferase RsmG, with amino-acid sequence MEIVRKYFTEFTPTQLQQLEQLAAVYKEWNDKINVISRKDIDSLYEKHVLHSLAIAAVFDFQPGTQICDLGTGGGFPGIPLAIFFPDVQFHLTDSINKKLKVVNEVATAIGLKNVTTQHTRTEQIENRKFDFVVSRAVAPLRDLWHWSLPILKAKGQGKSANAFDEPVYGGLICLKGGDLREEIKESGLSPLIWEIDQLFPEEFFKEKYVLSVKR
- a CDS encoding M1 family metallopeptidase is translated as MYRKFLMIVAIVLSGFMLVAQPNRWQQRVKYEMDIDVDVMTNRYSGKQKLEYTNNSPDTLDKLFYHLYWNAFQPNSMMDTRSRELGKTRVGNRPDWDARVRDRILNLKENEIGYQKIKWLKLNGVLQKTVEHETILEVQLSKPILPKQKVILEMEWDAQVPLQVRRSGRDAANGVKLSMAQWYPKLCEYDKDGWHPNPYIAREFYGVWGDFNVNISIDKNFIIGGTGYLTNANQIGYGYEAKGTKVVRPAGEKLTWKFTAPNVHDFVWAADAEYKHIVRQVKNGPTIHVLYNHVPGNQKNEDDWKRVADAAELVYPFIAKTFGAYPYKQYTFLQGGDGGMEYPMATLLNGPGLGTVFHEWMHTWYQMLMGTNESLYAWMDEGFTDYATDRVANYYFTEMAKRNGTTHSDTKLPKFHGDNYSSYFNLVKSQLEEPMTTHADHFNTNYAYSIASYSKGAVFLSQLGYITGGDVRDKILLEYYNQWRYKHPDVNDFLRIAEKVSGLQLDWYKEYWVNGTKTIDYGIDSLWEEGGKSKVRIKRLNEIPMPIDLVVTFKDGTQQMHYIPAYLMFGQKPAEDQLPRTVYPAWKWTHTSYIIEFDKRLTELTTVEIDPSHRMADVDRKNNRLELKW
- a CDS encoding ATP-binding protein, which codes for MLYTLHKNIRSSFALEAAIADLKKIIAHRMQSHFNGQQIDLQQWLHEHLNGTLLKQEIVQQVPQLQHPDEWIILMLGLVPHISPNFFETIIQEHLPAGGDFAEFGGVKGTNHRSMLPTGETAQFIIAGTRIEERLKLHRYFAEDHFFFTQNLLWLEPVKEGEPVMSGRIILAQDLVDKILLNKESTPRFGLDFPAKRVVTEMNWNDVVLNQQTAQQVNDISTWLQHHHQLFEDENLKRKVKPGYRVLFYGPSGTGKTLTAALLGKEFQKEVYRIDLSQIVSKYIGETEKNLESVFRRAESKNWILFFDEADALFGKRTSVQSSHDKYANQEVSYLLQRVEDYPGLLILASNFKTNLDEAFLRRFHAVIHFPMPNAAERLQLWQKALPASLPPDNTVQLQELSRQYEMSGASILNAVQFAALSAYAAKQSFLSKAHLLDGIRKELIKEEKSL